A single genomic interval of Amycolatopsis albispora harbors:
- the ppgK gene encoding polyphosphate--glucose phosphotransferase, which translates to MTATRGFGIDIGGSGIKGALVDLENGKLIGDRLRIDTPRPATPDAVADVVAEIVGHFGWAGPVGVTLPAVIKKGVAMTAANIDPSWIGTDADALFAKRLGRGVDEIAMLNDADAAGMAEIRFGDPAARKGVTALLTFGTGIGSAVFLDGRLVPNTELGHLEVDGHDAEKKAAASVKDNEGLSYPEWSKRVDRYLSVLENLIWPDLFIVGGGVSKKAEKWVPLLEIRTPIVVASLQNNAGIVGAAAAAVEGIEH; encoded by the coding sequence ATGACGGCGACCCGAGGGTTCGGCATCGACATCGGCGGCAGCGGGATCAAGGGTGCCCTGGTCGACCTGGAGAACGGCAAGCTCATCGGCGACCGTCTCCGCATCGACACCCCGCGCCCGGCCACCCCGGACGCCGTGGCGGACGTGGTCGCCGAGATCGTCGGGCACTTCGGCTGGGCGGGCCCGGTCGGCGTCACGCTGCCCGCGGTGATCAAGAAGGGCGTCGCGATGACCGCGGCGAACATCGACCCGAGCTGGATCGGCACCGACGCCGACGCGTTGTTCGCCAAGCGGCTCGGCCGCGGTGTGGACGAGATCGCCATGCTCAACGACGCGGACGCGGCGGGCATGGCCGAGATCCGCTTCGGTGACCCGGCCGCGCGCAAGGGCGTGACCGCGCTGCTCACCTTCGGCACCGGCATCGGCAGCGCGGTGTTCCTCGACGGCAGGCTGGTGCCCAACACCGAACTGGGCCACCTCGAGGTCGACGGGCACGACGCGGAGAAGAAGGCGGCCGCGTCGGTCAAGGACAACGAGGGCCTGTCCTACCCGGAGTGGTCGAAGCGGGTCGACCGGTACCTCTCCGTGCTGGAGAACCTGATCTGGCCGGATCTGTTCATCGTCGGCGGCGGGGTCAGCAAGAAGGCGGAGAAGTGGGTCCCGCTGCTCGAGATCCGCACGCCGATCGTGGTCGCCTCGCTCCAGAACAACGCCGGGATCGTCGGCGCGGCCGCGGCGGCCGTGGAGGGTATCGAGCACTGA
- a CDS encoding RNA polymerase sigma factor — MIDRCERAYVAAARTATRGGTKTTSAAKTSPEGKDVDPETQPEGTSGGAKPAARKTGAKTGAKKAPAKGGRTKKAAGKADEAKGADGEGVGEEIDEAALDADLADLESVEIDVVDATVSEESDEDEPDADEAEAPAAGSRGERTAAKGGKNANDPDFVWDEEESEVLRQARKDAELTASADSVRAYLKQIGKVALLNAEEEVELAKRIEAGLYAAERVRTAEEEGEKLTTQMRRDLKWIVRDGERAKYHLLEANLRLVVSLAKRYTGRGMAFLDLIQEGNLGLIRAVEKFDYTKGFKFSTYATWWIRQAITRAMADQARTIRIPVHMVEVINKLGRIQRELLQDLGREPTPEELAKEMDISPEKVLEIQQYAREPISLDQTIGDEGDSQLGDFIEDSEAVVAVDAVSFTLLQDQLQSVLQTLSEREAGVVRLRFGLTDGQPRTLDEIGQVYGVTRERIRQIESKTMSKLRHPSRSQVLRDYLD; from the coding sequence ATGATCGACCGCTGCGAAAGGGCGTACGTGGCAGCCGCAAGAACCGCAACCCGAGGCGGGACGAAGACAACGAGCGCCGCCAAGACCTCGCCGGAAGGCAAGGACGTGGATCCCGAGACTCAGCCCGAAGGCACCTCGGGGGGCGCGAAGCCTGCCGCCCGCAAGACCGGTGCCAAGACCGGCGCCAAGAAGGCCCCCGCGAAGGGCGGCCGCACCAAGAAGGCCGCCGGCAAGGCCGACGAGGCCAAGGGCGCCGATGGTGAGGGCGTCGGCGAGGAGATCGACGAAGCCGCGCTGGATGCCGACCTCGCCGATCTCGAGAGCGTCGAGATCGACGTCGTCGACGCCACGGTGAGCGAGGAGTCCGACGAGGACGAGCCCGACGCGGACGAAGCCGAGGCCCCGGCCGCCGGCTCGCGCGGCGAGCGCACGGCGGCCAAGGGCGGCAAGAACGCCAACGACCCCGACTTCGTCTGGGACGAGGAGGAGTCCGAGGTCCTGCGGCAGGCCCGCAAGGACGCCGAGCTCACCGCGTCGGCCGACTCCGTCCGCGCCTACCTCAAGCAGATCGGCAAGGTCGCGCTGCTCAACGCCGAGGAGGAGGTGGAGCTGGCCAAGCGGATCGAGGCCGGGCTCTACGCCGCCGAGCGCGTGCGCACCGCCGAGGAGGAGGGCGAGAAGCTCACCACCCAGATGCGGCGCGACCTGAAGTGGATCGTGCGTGACGGCGAGCGGGCGAAGTACCACCTGCTCGAGGCGAACCTCCGCCTGGTGGTCTCGCTGGCCAAGCGCTACACCGGCCGCGGCATGGCGTTCCTGGACCTGATCCAGGAGGGCAACCTCGGCCTGATCCGCGCGGTGGAGAAGTTCGACTACACCAAGGGCTTCAAGTTCTCCACCTACGCCACCTGGTGGATCCGGCAGGCGATCACCCGCGCGATGGCCGACCAGGCCCGCACCATCCGCATCCCGGTGCACATGGTCGAGGTGATCAACAAGCTCGGCCGCATCCAGCGCGAGCTGCTGCAGGACCTCGGCCGCGAGCCGACTCCGGAAGAGCTGGCCAAGGAGATGGACATCTCCCCGGAGAAGGTGCTGGAGATCCAGCAGTACGCGCGGGAGCCGATCTCGCTCGACCAGACCATCGGCGACGAGGGCGATTCGCAGCTCGGTGACTTCATCGAGGACAGCGAGGCCGTGGTCGCGGTGGACGCGGTGTCGTTCACGCTGCTGCAGGACCAGCTCCAGTCGGTGCTGCAGACGCTGTCCGAGCGCGAGGCGGGCGTGGTCCGGCTGCGCTTCGGCCTGACCGACGGCCAGCCGCGGACTTTAGACGAGATCGGGCAGGTGTACGGCGTCACCCGTGAGCGCATCCGGCAGATCGAGTCGAAGACCATGTCGAAGCTGCGGCACCCGTCGCGTTCGCAGGTCCTGCGCGACTACCTGGACTGA
- a CDS encoding winged helix-turn-helix transcriptional regulator — protein MFDPACPSSVTPIRIGDKWAGMVLICLEHGPRRFSELRVPLRGVTPKVLTETLRGLERDGMVVRTVYPEVPPRVEYELTPLGRTLFGPIAACREWAAKHLPEMLAARDAYERREAVVD, from the coding sequence ATGTTCGACCCGGCCTGCCCGAGCAGCGTCACCCCGATCCGGATCGGGGACAAGTGGGCGGGCATGGTGCTGATCTGCCTGGAGCACGGGCCGCGCCGGTTCTCCGAACTGCGCGTGCCGCTGCGCGGGGTCACGCCGAAGGTGCTCACCGAAACCCTGCGCGGGCTGGAGCGCGACGGCATGGTGGTGCGCACGGTCTATCCGGAGGTGCCGCCGCGGGTCGAATACGAGCTGACCCCGTTGGGGCGCACGCTGTTCGGCCCGATCGCGGCCTGCCGGGAATGGGCGGCGAAGCACCTGCCCGAGATGCTGGCCGCGCGTGATGCCTATGAACGGCGCGAGGCCGTCGTAGACTGA
- a CDS encoding ABC-F family ATP-binding cassette domain-containing protein has protein sequence MSRTRKSAHLQAERLGKSFGAQPVLEEVSLVVSAGQCLGVVGENGSGKTTLLHILAGELPPDTGTVSRHGSIALAGQELPYAEDDTVASLLDIALAGARAALAELDAASAALAEQEPGADDRFATALARAEELKAWDAERRADLALAGLGATADRERRLAELSVGQRYRVRLACLLAEGVDILLLDEPTNHLDAAALGYLTGRIREYPGAVILVSHDRMLLDEVCGSLLDLDPTADGGPKVYGGGYTEYKREKAAERVRWEQRYALESGEAERLEHDAKAAANRLISSWRPDKGTNKHQRATRAPGQLHNVQRRIEALAERRVPPPPERLSFACPDLAGTGQGVVLTASGVAVPGRLALREAIALSTGDRLLVSGANGAGKSTLLNVLAGRLEPAAGAVWRAGSARIGLLAQESDFPDTGIGAATLYERRAAELVSRGQLPAGSVVPLRRLGLFSAADADRPVNRLSTGQRRRLALALLLLRAPHVLLLDEPTNHLSVTLVDELTEAIQQTPVAVVVASHDRQLRADLADWPSLELAA, from the coding sequence TTGTCACGCACCCGAAAATCCGCCCACCTCCAAGCTGAGCGACTGGGCAAGTCCTTCGGCGCGCAGCCCGTGCTCGAAGAGGTCTCGCTGGTGGTCAGCGCCGGGCAGTGCCTCGGCGTGGTCGGCGAGAACGGCAGCGGGAAGACCACGCTGCTGCACATCCTGGCCGGCGAGCTGCCACCGGACACCGGCACGGTGTCGCGGCACGGCTCGATCGCGCTGGCCGGTCAGGAACTGCCGTACGCCGAGGACGACACCGTCGCCTCGCTGCTCGACATCGCGCTGGCCGGTGCGCGTGCCGCACTGGCCGAGCTGGATGCCGCGTCGGCCGCACTGGCCGAGCAGGAACCCGGCGCGGACGACCGGTTCGCCACGGCGCTCGCCCGTGCCGAGGAACTGAAGGCGTGGGACGCCGAACGGCGCGCCGACCTGGCGCTCGCCGGACTCGGCGCCACCGCCGACCGGGAACGCAGGCTCGCCGAGCTTTCGGTGGGGCAGCGCTACCGCGTCCGGCTCGCCTGCCTGCTCGCCGAGGGCGTCGACATCCTGCTGCTCGACGAGCCGACCAACCACCTCGACGCCGCCGCGCTCGGTTACCTGACCGGCCGGATCCGCGAGTACCCCGGTGCCGTGATCCTGGTCAGCCACGACCGGATGCTGCTCGACGAGGTGTGCGGCTCGCTGCTCGATCTGGACCCGACCGCGGACGGTGGGCCGAAGGTCTACGGCGGCGGGTACACCGAGTACAAGCGGGAGAAGGCAGCCGAGCGCGTGCGCTGGGAACAGCGGTACGCGCTCGAATCCGGCGAAGCCGAGCGGCTCGAGCACGACGCGAAGGCGGCGGCGAACCGGCTGATCTCGTCGTGGCGCCCGGACAAGGGCACGAACAAGCACCAGCGGGCCACCCGGGCGCCCGGCCAGCTGCACAACGTCCAGCGCCGGATCGAGGCACTGGCCGAGCGCCGGGTGCCGCCGCCACCGGAACGGCTGAGCTTCGCCTGCCCGGATCTGGCCGGCACCGGCCAGGGCGTGGTGCTCACCGCGTCCGGCGTGGCGGTGCCCGGCAGGCTGGCGCTGCGCGAGGCCATCGCACTGTCCACAGGGGACAGACTGCTGGTCTCGGGCGCGAACGGCGCCGGGAAGTCGACCCTGCTCAACGTGCTGGCCGGACGGCTGGAACCGGCGGCCGGCGCGGTGTGGCGGGCCGGATCGGCACGGATCGGCCTGCTGGCACAGGAATCCGACTTCCCCGACACCGGGATCGGGGCGGCCACGCTGTACGAGCGGCGGGCCGCGGAACTGGTGTCGCGCGGTCAGCTCCCGGCCGGTTCGGTGGTGCCGCTGCGGCGGCTCGGCCTGTTCTCCGCCGCGGACGCCGACCGCCCGGTGAACCGGTTGTCCACCGGGCAGCGGCGCCGGCTCGCGCTGGCGTTGCTGCTGCTGCGCGCGCCCCACGTGCTGCTGCTGGACGAGCCGACGAACCACCTGTCGGTGACACTGGTCGACGAGCTGACCGAGGCCATCCAGCAGACGCCGGTGGCGGTGGTGGTGGCCAGCCACGACCGGCAGCTGCGCGCGGACCTGGCGGACTGGCCGTCGCTGGAACTGGCCGCCTGA
- a CDS encoding ROK family protein: MEPSSPASPVPSDHLGGLATVLDLVRGGAARTRPELSRLSGFGRTVITQRVGELTGCGLLEEDRLGPSSGGRAPRELRFRAEAGVVLAAELGATSIATAATDLTGRVLASREEPGDVALGPEVVLDRVEELFGELLDELDGGAPVWGIGVGLPGPVEFATGRPSAPPIMPGWDRYPVRDRLAARYRAPVWVDNEVNAMALGELRAGAARGQQDIIYIKIGTGIGAGLVSGGRLHRGSQGCAGDIGHAAVADDPVVVCRCGNTGCLEAFAGGAALARDGATAAKEGRSEFLASRLAERGTLTAADLSIAAQSGDRTSVELLTQAGRLVGSLLATLVSFYNPALVIVGGGVSGAGDLLLATLRETVYRRSLPLATRELRIARSTLGDEAGLVGAAFMVIDELFAPERLAHWIDTGSPAGRPALAELPR, encoded by the coding sequence GTGGAGCCATCCTCGCCGGCCAGCCCGGTCCCGTCCGACCACCTCGGCGGCCTCGCCACCGTGCTCGACCTCGTGCGCGGTGGTGCCGCCCGCACGCGGCCCGAGCTGAGCAGGCTGTCCGGGTTCGGCCGCACGGTCATCACCCAGCGGGTCGGCGAGCTGACCGGCTGCGGGCTGCTCGAAGAGGACAGGCTCGGCCCGTCCAGCGGTGGCCGGGCGCCGCGAGAGCTGAGGTTCCGCGCCGAGGCCGGGGTGGTGCTCGCCGCCGAGCTGGGCGCCACCAGCATCGCCACCGCCGCCACCGACCTGACCGGCCGCGTGCTGGCCAGCCGCGAGGAGCCGGGTGACGTCGCGCTCGGGCCGGAGGTGGTGCTGGACCGGGTGGAAGAACTGTTCGGCGAACTGCTGGACGAGTTGGACGGCGGCGCGCCGGTCTGGGGCATCGGCGTCGGCCTGCCCGGTCCGGTCGAGTTCGCCACCGGGCGGCCGAGCGCGCCGCCGATCATGCCCGGCTGGGACCGCTACCCGGTGCGGGACAGGCTGGCCGCCCGCTACCGCGCGCCGGTGTGGGTGGACAACGAGGTCAACGCGATGGCGCTGGGCGAGTTGCGTGCCGGGGCGGCCCGCGGCCAGCAGGACATCATCTACATCAAGATCGGCACCGGCATCGGCGCCGGGCTGGTCTCCGGCGGGCGGCTGCACCGCGGCAGCCAGGGCTGCGCTGGCGACATCGGGCACGCCGCGGTCGCGGACGATCCGGTGGTGGTGTGCCGCTGCGGCAACACCGGCTGCCTGGAGGCCTTCGCCGGGGGCGCCGCGCTGGCCAGGGACGGCGCCACCGCGGCGAAGGAGGGGCGCAGCGAGTTCCTGGCGAGCCGCCTCGCCGAGCGGGGCACGCTCACCGCGGCCGACCTGTCGATCGCGGCCCAGAGCGGCGACCGGACCTCGGTGGAGCTGCTCACCCAGGCGGGCAGGCTGGTCGGCAGCCTGCTGGCCACCTTGGTCAGCTTCTACAACCCGGCGCTGGTGATCGTCGGCGGTGGCGTGTCCGGCGCGGGCGACCTGCTGCTGGCCACGCTGCGCGAGACGGTCTACCGCCGGTCCCTGCCGCTGGCCACGCGGGAGCTCCGGATCGCCAGGTCCACGCTGGGCGACGAGGCCGGGCTGGTCGGCGCCGCGTTCATGGTGATCGACGAGCTGTTCGCGCCGGAACGGCTGGCGCACTGGATCGACACCGGCTCCCCCGCCGGGCGCCCGGCACTGGCCGAACTCCCCCGCTGA
- a CDS encoding TetR/AcrR family transcriptional regulator yields MDVQFGTRKSTLGIAADLLALDPTASLSAIAEAAGIGRTTLHKRYPKRQDLLLAVARDSIEQIELAMEETGVTADGPVTDETLRKFVEASVGLSSRIAFLFRQPTLDPVKEIEVAIERLELAVDEFIARAQRDGLLRADLPAWWVSATLNSVAYAAWESVVRGKLAPLDAPKIALETARTGLGVR; encoded by the coding sequence ATGGATGTTCAGTTCGGAACGCGCAAGTCCACCTTGGGCATTGCCGCGGACCTGCTCGCGCTCGATCCGACGGCCTCGCTCTCGGCCATCGCCGAAGCCGCGGGCATCGGGCGGACCACCCTGCACAAGCGTTATCCGAAGCGCCAGGACCTCCTGCTCGCGGTGGCCCGCGACTCGATCGAGCAGATCGAGCTGGCGATGGAGGAAACCGGCGTGACCGCCGACGGCCCGGTCACCGACGAGACCCTGCGGAAGTTCGTCGAGGCCTCGGTGGGGCTCAGCTCGCGGATCGCCTTCCTGTTCCGCCAGCCCACGCTGGATCCGGTCAAGGAGATCGAAGTCGCGATCGAACGGCTGGAACTGGCCGTCGACGAGTTCATCGCCCGCGCCCAGCGTGACGGGCTGCTGCGGGCCGACCTGCCCGCCTGGTGGGTGTCGGCCACGCTCAACTCCGTCGCCTACGCCGCGTGGGAGAGCGTCGTGCGGGGCAAGCTCGCGCCGCTGGACGCGCCGAAGATCGCACTGGAAACCGCGCGCACCGGGCTCGGCGTGCGCTGA
- a CDS encoding cytochrome P450: MITLSDARLSTRIAIERAGTWLLRATGDEFIRLSVGAQPDPYPAYARLRARESLYRNKLGAVTATFEHCNLVLRDRRFGVQRTDGRLPRFFDTLAMARGPEVVQSFLELDPPDHTRLRKLSRPAFGPARLDGYRPLIESITHDLLDRATAKDNFDLIADFAGPLPIRVISELLGIPPVDTDRFLGYGRVLAQALDGITSLRLARELRTATDEMYALFRTLMAAKREHPEADVLTQLTEAHDAGELTLPELLATCELLLVAGFETTVNLIGNSTFALLNHPGQWGLLRDDPGLARAAAEETLRYDPPVQQTVRVAHEKVELAGTRIRENELVFVMIGATGRDPAVFANPEVFDITRTPEREHLAFSSGIHYCLGAPLARLEAEIALRALAERLPDLALDGTPRRRPSAGIRGLLRLPVRASHGKPLMVP; the protein is encoded by the coding sequence GTGATCACCTTGTCCGACGCCCGCCTGTCCACCCGCATCGCGATCGAGCGAGCCGGCACCTGGCTGCTGCGCGCCACCGGTGACGAGTTCATCCGCCTCTCCGTCGGCGCCCAGCCCGACCCGTATCCGGCCTACGCCCGGCTGCGTGCACGGGAATCCTTGTACCGCAACAAGCTCGGCGCCGTGACGGCCACCTTCGAGCACTGCAACCTGGTGCTGCGTGACCGCCGCTTCGGTGTGCAGCGCACCGACGGCAGGCTGCCGCGCTTCTTCGACACCCTGGCCATGGCCCGCGGCCCGGAGGTGGTGCAGTCCTTCCTCGAACTCGATCCCCCGGACCACACGCGGTTGCGCAAGCTCTCGCGTCCCGCGTTCGGCCCGGCGAGGCTCGACGGCTACCGCCCGCTGATCGAGTCGATCACGCACGACCTGCTCGACCGCGCCACGGCGAAGGACAACTTCGACCTGATCGCCGACTTCGCCGGGCCGCTGCCGATCCGGGTGATCAGCGAACTGCTCGGCATTCCGCCGGTGGACACCGACCGCTTCCTCGGTTACGGCCGGGTGCTCGCCCAGGCGCTCGACGGGATCACCTCGCTGCGGCTCGCCCGCGAACTGCGCACCGCCACCGACGAGATGTACGCGTTGTTCCGCACGCTGATGGCCGCCAAGCGCGAACACCCCGAAGCCGACGTGCTCACCCAGCTCACCGAGGCACACGACGCGGGCGAGCTGACCCTGCCCGAGTTGCTGGCGACCTGCGAACTGCTGCTGGTGGCCGGGTTCGAAACCACGGTGAACCTGATCGGCAACAGCACGTTCGCCCTGCTGAACCACCCCGGGCAGTGGGGGCTGCTGCGTGACGATCCCGGACTGGCCAGGGCGGCCGCCGAGGAAACCCTGCGCTACGACCCGCCCGTGCAGCAGACGGTCCGCGTGGCGCACGAGAAGGTCGAACTGGCCGGCACGCGAATCCGCGAAAACGAACTCGTTTTTGTGATGATCGGCGCGACCGGCCGTGATCCCGCGGTGTTCGCGAATCCGGAGGTTTTCGACATCACCCGAACGCCGGAACGGGAACACCTTGCCTTCTCCAGCGGCATCCACTATTGCCTCGGCGCGCCACTGGCCAGGCTGGAGGCCGAGATCGCGCTGCGGGCACTGGCCGAACGGCTGCCGGACCTCGCGCTCGACGGCACCCCGCGGCGGCGGCCGAGCGCCGGAATCCGTGGCCTGCTGCGCCTTCCGGTCCGGGCCAGCCACGGAAAGCCGTTGATGGTCCCCTAG
- a CDS encoding TetR/AcrR family transcriptional regulator — translation MPAKEPSPRRVYGGRSAADRRAERRGRLLEAGLELFGTEGYPASSIEKLCAAASVSTRNFYEEFSSREALLMAIHDQVIETAVAAVATAFAETDDEHVTVRIEHAVRAYITSTAADPRRAKLSYVEIIGVSPAVEAHRLAWRSRWVQMLVAEARRAVSRGEAEEREFELGAVALIGAVNELVFHWSTGGYRTPLDDVIAEIVRMAKAVIITPGTAAARG, via the coding sequence GTGCCTGCGAAAGAACCGTCCCCCCGGCGCGTGTACGGCGGTCGCTCGGCAGCCGACCGCCGAGCCGAACGGCGCGGCCGCCTGCTCGAGGCCGGGCTCGAACTGTTCGGCACCGAAGGCTATCCGGCCAGCTCGATCGAGAAGCTGTGCGCGGCGGCATCGGTGTCCACGCGCAATTTCTACGAGGAGTTCAGCAGCCGCGAAGCGCTGTTGATGGCCATTCACGACCAGGTGATCGAAACGGCGGTGGCGGCGGTCGCCACCGCCTTCGCCGAAACCGACGACGAGCACGTGACCGTGCGCATCGAGCACGCGGTGCGCGCCTACATCACCTCCACCGCCGCCGATCCCCGCCGGGCGAAACTGTCCTATGTGGAGATCATCGGGGTGAGCCCGGCGGTGGAGGCGCACCGGCTGGCCTGGCGCAGCCGCTGGGTGCAGATGCTGGTGGCCGAGGCCAGGCGCGCGGTGTCCCGCGGCGAGGCCGAGGAACGCGAGTTCGAACTCGGCGCGGTGGCGTTGATCGGCGCGGTGAACGAGCTGGTCTTCCACTGGTCCACCGGCGGCTACCGGACCCCGCTGGACGACGTGATCGCCGAGATCGTCCGGATGGCCAAGGCGGTGATCATCACCCCGGGAACGGCGGCAGCGCGGGGGTGA
- a CDS encoding M1 family metallopeptidase — protein sequence MSAAKSMQPAPGADTSPDSYLPAHGNGGYRVTRYTLDLDYKVGPNRLAGHAVIEGVATAPLSRFSLDLAGFRIGRVQVNGQSAKYTQRAGKLHVKPQRALQPGAAFMAEIRYTGNPRPITSPDWGDIGWDELTDGALVASQPVGAPSWFPCNDHPSDKAAYRISVTTSSAYTVLVTGNLLAKRQGASTTTWVFERPEPTASYLMGVHIGRYEQLPLAAEPVPQAAAVPARLRRLFDRDFRRQPDMMDALEGFFGPYPFGEYVIVVTDDELDEPIEAQGLSVFGANLLDGRGTHERLIVHELAHQWFGNSLTVAEWKHIWLNEGFATYAEWLWSAESGGLSEDVHARRWHAALAGRPADLRIGDPGVANLFDERVYKRGALTLHALRKLLGDTVFFALLKDWTSRHRHATVTTADFVALAEQHAGRPLGEFFDAWLFTPALPPFPG from the coding sequence GTGAGTGCGGCGAAGTCGATGCAGCCCGCGCCCGGCGCGGACACCTCACCGGATTCGTACCTCCCCGCCCACGGCAACGGTGGTTACCGGGTCACCCGCTACACCCTCGACCTGGACTACAAGGTCGGCCCGAACCGGCTCGCCGGGCACGCGGTGATCGAGGGCGTGGCCACCGCGCCGCTGTCGCGGTTCAGCCTGGACCTGGCCGGATTCCGGATCGGGCGCGTGCAGGTCAACGGCCAGAGCGCGAAGTACACCCAGCGCGCGGGCAAGCTGCACGTCAAGCCGCAGCGCGCGCTGCAGCCGGGCGCGGCGTTCATGGCCGAGATCCGCTACACCGGCAACCCGCGCCCGATCACCTCGCCGGACTGGGGTGACATCGGCTGGGACGAGCTGACCGACGGCGCGCTGGTGGCCAGCCAGCCGGTCGGCGCGCCGTCCTGGTTCCCGTGCAACGACCACCCGTCGGACAAGGCGGCCTACCGGATCTCGGTGACCACCTCCTCGGCCTACACCGTGCTGGTCACCGGGAACCTGCTCGCCAAGCGCCAGGGCGCGAGCACCACCACCTGGGTGTTCGAGCGGCCGGAGCCGACCGCCAGCTACCTGATGGGTGTCCACATCGGACGGTACGAGCAGCTGCCGCTGGCCGCCGAGCCGGTGCCGCAGGCCGCGGCGGTGCCCGCCAGGCTGCGCCGGCTGTTCGACCGCGACTTCCGCCGCCAGCCGGACATGATGGACGCGCTGGAGGGCTTCTTCGGCCCATACCCGTTCGGCGAGTACGTGATCGTGGTGACCGACGACGAGCTGGACGAGCCGATCGAGGCGCAGGGCCTGTCGGTGTTCGGCGCGAACCTGCTCGACGGCCGCGGCACGCACGAGCGGCTGATCGTGCACGAGCTGGCGCACCAGTGGTTCGGCAACAGCCTGACCGTGGCCGAGTGGAAGCACATCTGGCTCAACGAGGGCTTCGCCACCTACGCGGAATGGCTGTGGTCGGCCGAATCGGGCGGGCTGAGCGAGGACGTGCACGCGCGCCGGTGGCACGCGGCGCTGGCCGGGCGCCCGGCGGACCTGCGCATCGGCGATCCCGGGGTGGCCAACCTGTTCGACGAGCGCGTCTACAAGCGCGGCGCGCTCACCCTGCACGCGCTGCGCAAGCTGCTCGGCGACACGGTGTTCTTCGCGTTGCTCAAGGACTGGACGAGCCGCCACCGCCACGCGACGGTGACCACCGCCGACTTCGTCGCGCTCGCCGAGCAGCACGCGGGCCGCCCGCTCGGGGAGTTCTTCGACGCGTGGCTGTTCACCCCCGCGCTGCCGCCGTTCCCGGGGTGA